From Actinoplanes oblitus, a single genomic window includes:
- a CDS encoding glycoside hydrolase family 15 protein, producing the protein MAYRKIGHGLVAALLALPQLTPAAGSEAPGVPGQYPPGDKTGLVTAAGTASKVWATVQRTGGLGEIFYPDLGSPSTRALDFVVTGPDGRATRAASATTSLTDPRSLRFAQRLSGPAGRWQVLLRYATDPHRPTVLVDVEFRAPKGYRLTAVYDPALGNSRGGDSGRTEGDALLAVDGDVASAFVAQPGFVSTSSDDGSDDLVQTGQLRGRHSTLALGFGASTGAALTGARAGLRTGFAATDRSYAAGWHHYLTGLRRPPAVADRTLWQVSAMVLAASEDKTHRGAYVAAPAAPWAFGRDDPSGPYHLVWARDLYQIATGLLAAGDRAGAQRALDYLFTTQQKPDGSFPQNSRLDGTPVWGGLQLDEVGLPIVLAYQLGRTDAATWAHVRRAADFLVGFEQDGNRAPWSPQDRWENQSGYSPATIAAEIAGLVCAASIARANGDAAAAGRYLAVADRWRAEVKNWTVTSTGPYSAKPYFLRLTKDGKPDVGTTYDIGDSGPSGVDQRRVVDPGFLELARLGVLPAADPVFANSLRVVDDQLAAGPFWHRASFDGYGEKADGSQWDYPLPADSLITRGRAWPLLNGERGEYLLAGGSSRAARTQLAVLASAAGPSRMLPEQVWDQYPPYRPLGTPSTSATPLAWTHAQYLRLAADLAAGRVVEQPAVVAERYSSS; encoded by the coding sequence ATGGCGTACCGGAAAATCGGCCACGGCCTGGTCGCGGCCCTCCTCGCGTTACCACAGCTCACCCCCGCCGCCGGAAGCGAAGCGCCCGGCGTGCCCGGGCAGTATCCGCCCGGCGACAAGACCGGCCTGGTCACCGCGGCCGGCACCGCCAGCAAGGTGTGGGCGACGGTGCAGCGCACCGGTGGCCTCGGCGAGATCTTCTATCCCGACCTCGGGTCGCCGAGCACACGGGCGCTGGACTTCGTGGTCACCGGCCCGGACGGCCGGGCGACCCGGGCCGCCTCCGCCACCACCTCGCTGACCGATCCGCGCAGCCTGCGCTTCGCGCAGCGGTTGTCCGGGCCGGCCGGCCGGTGGCAGGTCCTTCTCCGGTACGCGACCGACCCGCACCGGCCGACGGTCCTGGTCGACGTGGAGTTCCGCGCCCCGAAGGGCTACCGGCTCACGGCGGTCTACGACCCGGCGCTCGGCAACAGCCGGGGCGGTGACAGCGGCCGCACCGAGGGCGACGCGCTGCTGGCCGTCGACGGCGACGTGGCCAGCGCCTTCGTCGCCCAGCCCGGGTTCGTGAGCACGTCCAGCGACGACGGCTCCGACGATCTGGTGCAGACCGGGCAGCTCCGCGGCCGGCACAGCACGCTGGCGCTCGGCTTCGGCGCCTCCACCGGTGCCGCCCTGACCGGCGCGCGGGCCGGCCTGCGCACCGGCTTCGCGGCGACCGACAGGTCCTACGCGGCCGGCTGGCACCACTACCTGACCGGGCTGCGCCGGCCGCCCGCGGTCGCCGACCGCACGCTCTGGCAGGTGTCCGCGATGGTCCTGGCGGCCAGCGAGGACAAGACGCACCGGGGCGCCTACGTGGCGGCGCCGGCCGCGCCGTGGGCGTTCGGCCGGGACGACCCGTCCGGGCCGTACCACCTGGTCTGGGCGCGTGACCTCTACCAGATCGCGACCGGGCTGCTGGCGGCCGGCGACCGGGCCGGGGCGCAGCGGGCCCTGGACTACCTGTTCACCACGCAGCAGAAGCCGGACGGCTCGTTCCCGCAGAACTCGCGCCTCGACGGCACCCCGGTCTGGGGCGGTCTGCAGCTCGACGAGGTGGGGCTGCCCATCGTGCTCGCCTACCAGCTGGGCCGCACCGACGCGGCGACCTGGGCGCACGTGCGGCGGGCGGCGGACTTCCTGGTCGGGTTCGAGCAGGACGGCAACCGGGCGCCGTGGAGCCCGCAGGACCGGTGGGAGAACCAGTCCGGGTACTCCCCGGCCACCATCGCGGCGGAGATCGCCGGGCTGGTCTGCGCCGCGTCGATCGCCCGGGCCAACGGGGACGCCGCGGCGGCGGGCCGCTACCTCGCGGTGGCCGACCGGTGGCGGGCCGAGGTGAAGAACTGGACGGTGACCAGCACCGGGCCGTACTCGGCGAAGCCGTACTTCCTGCGGCTCACCAAGGACGGCAAGCCGGACGTGGGCACCACGTACGACATCGGGGACAGCGGGCCGTCCGGGGTCGACCAGCGCCGGGTGGTCGACCCCGGCTTCCTGGAGCTGGCCCGGCTCGGCGTGCTGCCGGCCGCGGACCCGGTCTTCGCGAACTCGCTGCGGGTGGTCGACGACCAGCTGGCCGCCGGGCCGTTCTGGCACCGGGCCTCGTTCGACGGGTACGGCGAGAAGGCCGACGGCAGCCAATGGGACTACCCGCTGCCGGCCGACTCGCTGATCACCCGGGGCCGGGCCTGGCCGCTGCTCAACGGTGAGCGCGGCGAGTACCTGCTGGCCGGCGGCTCATCGCGCGCGGCCCGCACCCAGCTGGCCGTGCTGGCGAGCGCGGCCGGGCCCAGCCGGATGCTGCCCGAGCAGGTGTGGGACCAGTATCCGCCGTACCGGCCGCTGGGCACGCCGAGCACCTCGGCGACGCCGCTGGCCTGGACCCACGCGCAGTACCTGCGGCTCGCCGCCGACCTGGCCGCCGGCCGGGTGGTGGAGCAGCCGGCGGTGGTGGCCGAGCGTTACTCGTCGTCCTAG
- a CDS encoding SAM-dependent methyltransferase, whose protein sequence is MNSDQVDPHTVSPARRWNYWLGGKDHFQVDRDSGDLVAKIYPGIWTVAREGRAFHKRAVRHLAADGGIRQFLDIGTGLPAPDNTHEVAQAVAPDAKVVYVDNDPMVLTHARALMIGGVTTYVDADLRRPETILEAAELRATIDLSRPVGILLINVLHFIAGDEQARAVVRRLLDAVVPGSYLVATNATTDFVPAETAAGYASSRDGGEADVWPRDRATFTCFFDGLRLLEPGVVAASEWRPDRVDRPAPAEVSTYAAVGRK, encoded by the coding sequence GTGAACAGTGATCAGGTGGATCCGCACACCGTGTCACCGGCCCGCCGCTGGAACTACTGGCTCGGCGGCAAGGACCACTTCCAGGTCGACCGGGACTCCGGCGACCTGGTCGCGAAGATCTACCCCGGGATCTGGACCGTGGCCCGGGAGGGCCGGGCGTTCCACAAGCGCGCGGTCCGGCACCTGGCCGCCGACGGCGGGATCCGGCAGTTCCTCGACATCGGCACCGGCCTGCCCGCTCCGGACAACACCCACGAGGTGGCCCAGGCGGTCGCGCCGGACGCCAAGGTGGTCTATGTCGACAACGATCCGATGGTCCTGACGCACGCCCGGGCGCTGATGATCGGCGGCGTCACCACGTACGTCGACGCCGACCTGCGGCGGCCGGAGACGATCCTGGAGGCCGCCGAGCTGCGGGCGACCATCGACCTGTCCCGGCCGGTCGGCATCCTGCTGATCAACGTGCTGCACTTCATCGCCGGCGACGAGCAGGCCCGTGCCGTGGTCCGGCGGCTGCTGGACGCCGTGGTGCCGGGCAGCTACCTGGTCGCCACCAACGCCACCACCGACTTCGTGCCGGCCGAGACCGCGGCGGGGTACGCGTCCAGCCGGGACGGCGGCGAGGCCGACGTCTGGCCACGGGACCGGGCCACCTTCACCTGTTTCTTCGACGGTCTGCGGCTGCTCGAGCCGGGTGTGGTCGCGGCGAGCGAGTGGCGGCCGGACCGGGTGGACCGGCCGGCACCGGCCGAGGTGTCCACCTACGCGGCGGTGGGCCGGAAGTAA
- a CDS encoding malate dehydrogenase, translating to MTKTPVTVTVTGAAGQIGYALLFRIASGHLLGADVPVRLRLLEIPAATKAAQGTAMELDDCAFPLLAGVDVFDDPKAAFDGVNVALLVGARPRTKGMERGDLLEANGGIFGPQGAAINAGAASDVRVLVVGNPANTNALIAQQHAPDVPADRFTAMTRLDHNRALAQLAAKLQVPVAELRKVTIWGNHSATQYPDVFHAEAAGRPVKDLVDQGWLADEFIPRVAKRGAEIIEVRGASSAASAASAAIDHVHTWVNGTAEGDWTSAAIVSDGSYGVPAGLISSFPVVSKGGKWEIVQGLEISEFSRARIDASVAELQEERTAVQGLGLIK from the coding sequence ATGACTAAGACACCGGTCACCGTCACCGTGACGGGCGCAGCCGGCCAGATCGGCTACGCGCTGCTGTTCCGCATCGCCTCCGGTCACCTGCTCGGCGCGGACGTACCGGTCCGCCTGCGCCTGCTGGAGATCCCGGCCGCCACCAAGGCCGCTCAGGGCACCGCGATGGAGCTCGACGACTGCGCGTTCCCGCTGCTCGCCGGCGTCGACGTGTTCGACGACCCGAAGGCGGCCTTCGACGGCGTCAACGTGGCGCTGCTGGTCGGCGCCCGCCCGCGGACCAAGGGCATGGAGCGTGGCGACCTGCTCGAGGCGAACGGTGGCATCTTCGGCCCGCAGGGCGCCGCGATCAACGCGGGTGCCGCCTCCGACGTGCGCGTCCTGGTCGTCGGCAACCCGGCGAACACCAACGCGCTGATCGCCCAGCAGCACGCGCCGGACGTCCCGGCCGACCGCTTCACCGCGATGACCCGCCTCGACCACAACCGCGCGCTCGCCCAGCTCGCGGCCAAGCTGCAGGTCCCGGTCGCCGAGCTGCGCAAGGTCACCATCTGGGGCAACCACTCCGCCACCCAGTACCCGGACGTCTTCCACGCCGAGGCCGCCGGCCGGCCGGTCAAGGACCTGGTCGACCAGGGCTGGCTCGCCGACGAGTTCATCCCGCGGGTCGCCAAGCGCGGCGCCGAGATCATCGAGGTCCGGGGCGCGTCCTCGGCCGCCTCGGCCGCCTCGGCCGCGATCGACCACGTGCACACCTGGGTGAACGGCACCGCCGAGGGCGACTGGACCTCCGCCGCCATCGTCTCCGACGGCTCCTACGGCGTGCCGGCCGGCCTGATCTCGTCGTTCCCGGTCGTCTCCAAGGGCGGCAAGTGGGAGATCGTCCAGGGTCTGGAGATCAGCGAGTTCTCCCGCGCCCGGATCGACGCCTCGGTCGCCGAGCTGCAGGAGGAGCGGACCGCGGTCCAGGGTCTCGGCCTGATCAAGTGA
- a CDS encoding cupin domain-containing protein has product MEPVAVYRLADVTVDHEPSHPDEVVAGEPTTGAVTVTTLDGLGVEIGVWEMSTGAVRDVEAEEAFLVLSGRATIETGASSVTVQRGDVVRLAEGTKTVWTVTEPLRKLYITGGPS; this is encoded by the coding sequence ATGGAGCCAGTAGCGGTCTACCGCCTCGCCGATGTCACCGTCGATCACGAGCCGAGTCACCCGGACGAGGTGGTCGCCGGGGAGCCGACCACCGGGGCGGTCACCGTCACCACCCTGGACGGGCTGGGGGTCGAGATCGGTGTCTGGGAGATGAGCACCGGCGCGGTCCGCGACGTGGAGGCGGAGGAGGCGTTCCTCGTCCTGTCCGGGCGCGCGACGATCGAGACCGGCGCGAGCAGCGTCACCGTCCAGCGGGGCGACGTGGTACGCCTGGCCGAGGGCACGAAGACCGTCTGGACCGTGACCGAGCCGCTGCGGAAGCTGTACATAACGGGCGGCCCTTCCTGA
- a CDS encoding sporulation protein, whose product MVFKKLLGAMGVGGPSVDTVLANPSTYPGAPLTGQVNLTGGTQEADIEHITLALVTRMEVEGGGGDYSTTGDFYRLTVAGPTRLYPGQQLSIPFRIDMPWETPVTTAYGQQLRGMVMGVRTEVSIARALDKGDLDPVYVHPLPIQQKILDAFGQLGFRFKSADLEYGQIYGVHQTLPFYQEIEYWPAPQYAHAVNEVELTFVTSPHQVEVVLEFDKRGGLLHSGHDTYGRYTVSHHDAETTDWRSVVDGWVRQAVDRHRSRPGYGAPGHGAYGAPGYPPPPPPGYGHGYGHGPSHHGHYRHGHHGGGLGGAALGAVGGLAAGYFVGEAIEEVFEDFGGDD is encoded by the coding sequence GTGGTCTTCAAGAAGTTGCTGGGTGCCATGGGGGTGGGTGGCCCGAGCGTCGACACCGTGCTGGCCAACCCGAGCACCTATCCGGGAGCCCCACTGACCGGTCAGGTCAACCTGACCGGCGGCACGCAGGAAGCGGACATCGAGCACATCACGCTCGCCCTGGTCACCCGGATGGAGGTGGAGGGCGGCGGCGGTGACTACTCGACCACCGGCGACTTCTACCGGCTCACCGTGGCCGGCCCGACCCGGCTCTACCCGGGGCAGCAGCTGTCCATCCCGTTCCGCATCGACATGCCGTGGGAGACCCCGGTGACCACGGCGTACGGGCAGCAGCTGCGCGGCATGGTGATGGGCGTGCGCACCGAGGTGTCCATCGCCCGGGCCCTGGACAAGGGTGACCTCGACCCGGTCTACGTGCACCCGCTGCCGATCCAGCAGAAGATCCTCGACGCCTTCGGCCAGCTCGGCTTCCGCTTCAAGTCCGCCGACCTGGAGTACGGCCAGATCTACGGCGTCCACCAGACCCTCCCGTTCTACCAGGAGATCGAGTACTGGCCCGCCCCGCAGTACGCGCACGCGGTCAACGAGGTGGAGCTGACCTTCGTGACCAGCCCGCACCAGGTCGAGGTGGTGCTGGAGTTCGACAAGCGCGGTGGCCTGCTGCACAGCGGCCACGACACCTACGGGCGGTACACCGTCTCGCACCACGACGCGGAGACCACCGACTGGCGGTCGGTCGTCGACGGCTGGGTCCGCCAGGCGGTCGACCGGCACCGGTCCCGCCCGGGTTACGGCGCTCCCGGTCACGGCGCCTACGGCGCGCCCGGTTACCCGCCGCCCCCGCCGCCCGGTTACGGGCACGGCTACGGCCACGGTCCCTCGCACCACGGGCACTACCGGCACGGCCACCACGGCGGCGGCCTGGGCGGCGCCGCCCTGGGCGCGGTCGGTGGCCTGGCGGCCGGCTACTTCGTCGGCGAGGCGATCGAGGAGGTCTTCGAGGACTTCGGCGGAGACGACTGA
- a CDS encoding TauD/TfdA dioxygenase family protein, whose product MSIEIQRIGGRIGAAVTGVDLKHPIAADVAEKIRDALVEHKVLVFRGQHLDDEQHQRFASIFGELTLAHPTVPSVDGQANVLEVAGGEGARANAWHTDVTFVAAPPKATTLRSLVVPPYGGDTLFANTAAAYDDLPEHLRLLADRAWAEHSNEYDYAEHPQFRSAEVEEYHKVFVSTRYRTAHPVVRVNPDSGRPNLFIGNFVTGILGLSKTESRDILRLLQHYVTRPENTLRHKWQVGDLVVWDNRSTQHYAADDYGDLPRKLHRVTVAGDVPVSVDGVKSYVIEGEFSDVR is encoded by the coding sequence GTGAGCATCGAGATTCAGCGCATCGGCGGCCGGATCGGCGCCGCCGTCACCGGCGTCGACCTCAAGCATCCGATCGCCGCGGACGTGGCCGAGAAGATCCGTGACGCCCTGGTCGAGCACAAGGTGCTGGTCTTCCGCGGCCAGCACCTCGACGACGAGCAGCACCAGCGCTTCGCCTCGATCTTCGGCGAGCTGACCCTGGCGCACCCGACCGTCCCGTCCGTCGACGGCCAGGCCAACGTGCTCGAGGTGGCCGGTGGCGAGGGCGCCCGGGCGAACGCCTGGCACACCGACGTCACCTTCGTGGCCGCCCCGCCGAAGGCCACCACCCTGCGCAGCCTGGTCGTCCCGCCCTACGGCGGCGACACCCTGTTCGCCAACACCGCCGCCGCGTACGACGACCTGCCGGAGCACCTGCGCCTGCTGGCCGACCGGGCCTGGGCCGAACACTCCAACGAGTACGACTACGCCGAGCACCCGCAGTTCCGCTCGGCCGAGGTCGAGGAGTACCACAAGGTCTTCGTCTCCACCCGGTACCGGACCGCGCACCCGGTGGTCCGGGTCAACCCCGACTCCGGCCGGCCCAACCTGTTCATCGGCAACTTCGTCACCGGCATCCTCGGACTCTCCAAGACCGAGTCGCGGGACATCCTGCGCCTGCTCCAGCACTACGTCACCCGCCCGGAGAACACCCTGCGGCACAAGTGGCAGGTCGGCGACCTCGTCGTCTGGGACAACCGCAGCACCCAGCACTACGCCGCCGACGACTACGGCGACCTGCCCCGCAAGCTGCACCGCGTCACCGTCGCCGGCGATGTCCCGGTGAGCGTGGACGGCGTCAAGAGCTACGTCATCGAGGGCGAGTTCAGCGATGTCCGTTGA
- a CDS encoding LLM class flavin-dependent oxidoreductase: protein MSVERTLHLNAFVMSVGHHEAAWRLPESDPYADLDVEHFKNIARIAERGKLDSLFLADGPVLWNQVARRPSGVLEPTVLLTALAGATSRIGLIATASTTYNEPYNLARRFASLDIISGGRAGWNIVTTAGLDAARNFNLDELPAHKERYERAAEFVDVSLKLWDSWADDVVLADKENGVWGDDGKIYPPAHEGRFYKVAGALNVPRSAQGHPVLVQAGSSENGRDFAARYAEAVFTAHQTLADAQEFYDDLKRRAVEHGRDPEHIKILPGIVPIIGASEAEARAKEAELNGLIRPEFALPQLADLLGIDAGELRLDAPLPASLPDEDAIEGAKSRRTLVVNLGRRENLTVREIIARLGGGRGHLTFAGTPAQVADAIERWFTSGAADGFNIMPPVLPSGLTAFVDQVVPILQERGLFRTEYTGRTLREHYGLPRPANRNVLV, encoded by the coding sequence ATGTCCGTTGAGCGAACGCTGCACCTGAACGCCTTCGTGATGAGCGTCGGGCACCACGAGGCAGCCTGGCGACTGCCGGAGAGCGACCCGTACGCCGACCTCGACGTCGAGCACTTCAAGAACATCGCCCGGATCGCCGAGCGGGGTAAACTCGACTCGCTCTTCCTGGCCGACGGCCCGGTGCTGTGGAACCAGGTCGCGCGGCGCCCCTCCGGCGTTCTCGAACCGACCGTCCTGCTCACCGCGCTGGCCGGCGCCACCTCGCGGATCGGCCTGATCGCCACCGCCTCGACCACCTACAACGAGCCGTACAACCTGGCCCGCCGGTTCGCCTCGCTGGACATCATCAGCGGCGGCCGGGCCGGCTGGAACATCGTCACCACCGCCGGGCTGGACGCGGCCCGCAACTTCAACCTCGACGAGCTGCCCGCCCACAAGGAGCGTTACGAGCGTGCCGCCGAGTTCGTCGACGTCTCGCTCAAGCTCTGGGACTCGTGGGCCGACGACGTGGTGCTCGCCGACAAGGAGAACGGCGTCTGGGGGGACGACGGCAAGATCTACCCGCCGGCGCACGAGGGGCGGTTCTACAAGGTCGCGGGCGCGCTGAACGTACCGCGGTCCGCGCAGGGGCACCCGGTCCTGGTGCAGGCCGGCTCCTCGGAGAACGGGCGCGACTTCGCGGCGCGCTACGCGGAAGCCGTGTTCACGGCACACCAGACCCTCGCCGACGCGCAGGAGTTCTACGACGACCTGAAACGGCGCGCGGTGGAACACGGCCGCGACCCGGAGCACATCAAGATCCTGCCGGGGATCGTGCCGATCATCGGCGCGTCGGAAGCCGAGGCGCGGGCGAAGGAGGCCGAGCTCAACGGGCTGATCCGCCCCGAGTTCGCGCTGCCCCAGCTGGCCGACCTTCTCGGTATCGACGCCGGGGAACTGCGCCTGGACGCGCCGCTTCCGGCGTCGCTGCCCGACGAGGACGCCATCGAGGGCGCCAAGAGCCGGCGCACGCTGGTGGTCAACCTCGGCCGCCGGGAGAACCTGACGGTCCGGGAGATCATCGCCAGGCTCGGCGGTGGCCGCGGGCACCTCACCTTCGCCGGGACGCCGGCGCAGGTCGCGGACGCGATCGAGCGGTGGTTCACGTCCGGCGCGGCCGACGGCTTCAACATCATGCCGCCGGTGCTGCCGTCCGGCCTGACCGCCTTCGTCGACCAGGTGGTGCCGATCCTCCAGGAGCGTGGTCTCTTCCGCACCGAGTACACCGGACGGACGCTGCGGGAGCACTACGGCCTGCCGCGCCCGGCCAACCGCAACGTCCTGGTCTAG
- a CDS encoding nucleotidyltransferase domain-containing protein, which produces MARAQLAAIEEVARVARELGIPVWLRGGWAMDFFLGEVTRPHVDVDWFVWQEDAGRLSSALTARGWTPLPEPPHDRQIDLVKENVEQSLTLLARDEAGHPVVPAGPFAGSPWPTTMLNGSTATLAGITCHIISPESQIELKRMLPIWNPSLKRRPKDAADIIRLKAALALRPPAQ; this is translated from the coding sequence CTGGCTAGGGCGCAGCTGGCAGCGATCGAGGAGGTCGCCAGGGTTGCGCGAGAGCTTGGGATCCCGGTCTGGTTGCGCGGCGGATGGGCGATGGACTTCTTCCTCGGTGAGGTGACCCGCCCGCATGTGGATGTCGACTGGTTCGTGTGGCAGGAAGATGCCGGCCGGCTATCCAGCGCACTGACCGCCCGCGGCTGGACGCCACTCCCCGAACCACCCCACGACCGCCAGATAGATCTGGTGAAGGAGAACGTCGAGCAGAGCCTCACCCTGCTGGCCCGCGACGAAGCCGGTCACCCGGTGGTCCCAGCCGGCCCGTTCGCCGGCTCACCCTGGCCCACAACGATGCTCAACGGTTCCACCGCCACCCTGGCCGGCATCACCTGCCACATCATCAGTCCCGAATCCCAGATCGAACTGAAGCGCATGCTCCCCATCTGGAACCCATCCCTGAAGCGCCGCCCAAAGGATGCCGCCGACATCATCCGCCTCAAGGCTGCTCTCGCCCTGCGACCACCAGCCCAGTGA
- a CDS encoding CBS domain-containing protein translates to MRISDILRVKGNEVVTVAPDMSVEGLVNALAQHRIGAAVVSRDGTTVEGIVSERDVVRALATRGSALLREPVSTIQTTQVRTVSPDALLEDVERLMTEHRFRHVPVVVNGHLAGVVSIGDVVKNRIDELETERSTLADYITGDRT, encoded by the coding sequence ATGCGGATCAGCGACATCCTTCGCGTCAAAGGCAACGAAGTGGTGACCGTGGCACCGGACATGTCAGTGGAGGGCCTGGTCAACGCCTTGGCCCAGCACCGCATCGGTGCCGCGGTGGTGTCTCGGGACGGCACGACAGTCGAGGGCATCGTCAGTGAGCGAGACGTGGTGCGAGCTCTGGCCACGCGGGGTTCGGCACTGCTGAGGGAACCGGTGAGCACCATCCAGACCACCCAGGTCCGGACCGTCTCCCCGGACGCCCTCCTGGAAGACGTGGAGCGACTAATGACCGAGCATCGCTTCCGCCACGTCCCGGTGGTCGTCAACGGCCACCTGGCCGGCGTCGTCAGCATCGGCGACGTGGTCAAGAACCGCATCGACGAGCTCGAAACCGAACGCTCCACCCTGGCCGACTACATCACCGGCGACCGCACCTGA
- a CDS encoding M4 family metallopeptidase: MAGPICFYVPSHIIDHIARNARRAGLDADAAQRTAVASAAIRQQRQTLATTSMDALTTPRPGQGDRQIFDDQQRFETGGKLVRGEDDGPAAPANVNAAYDSLGATREFFREVLGRDSIDNAGMTLLGDVNYGDKYDNAFWDGTRMVFGNGDEQIFQDFTRDVDVCAHELTHGITQHTAGLIYTDQPGAMNEAFSDIFAACVDQFVQKVDAGEHNWLIGEEVMAAPMYGEAIRSMAHPGTAYDNPVLGKDPQAGHMSQYVPDGDPHINSGIINRAFYLSAIDLGSYPAAKIFYAALQSLWPHALFTDCAYLCAEQARLLARDGKVSRNAPQTIRAAFREVGVA, from the coding sequence ATGGCCGGGCCGATCTGCTTCTACGTGCCGTCGCACATCATCGATCACATCGCACGGAATGCCCGCCGGGCGGGACTGGACGCGGACGCCGCCCAGCGCACCGCGGTGGCCTCGGCGGCCATCCGGCAACAGCGTCAGACCCTGGCCACGACCAGTATGGACGCCCTGACGACACCGCGGCCCGGCCAGGGCGACAGGCAGATCTTCGACGATCAGCAGCGATTCGAGACCGGCGGCAAACTGGTCCGCGGCGAGGACGACGGCCCGGCGGCCCCGGCGAACGTGAACGCGGCATACGACAGCCTGGGCGCCACCCGGGAATTCTTTCGCGAGGTACTCGGGCGGGACTCGATCGACAATGCCGGGATGACGCTGCTGGGCGACGTCAACTACGGCGACAAGTACGACAACGCTTTCTGGGACGGCACCCGGATGGTCTTCGGGAACGGCGACGAACAGATCTTCCAGGATTTCACCCGGGACGTCGACGTCTGCGCGCACGAGCTCACCCACGGCATCACCCAGCACACCGCCGGTTTGATCTACACGGACCAGCCCGGCGCGATGAACGAGGCCTTCTCCGACATCTTCGCGGCGTGCGTCGACCAGTTCGTGCAGAAGGTGGACGCCGGCGAGCACAACTGGCTGATCGGCGAGGAGGTGATGGCGGCGCCGATGTACGGCGAGGCGATCCGCTCGATGGCCCACCCCGGGACGGCCTACGACAACCCGGTGCTCGGCAAGGACCCCCAGGCCGGGCACATGTCGCAGTACGTACCGGACGGCGACCCGCACATCAACAGCGGCATCATCAACCGCGCCTTCTATCTGTCCGCGATCGATCTCGGTTCATACCCGGCCGCCAAGATCTTCTACGCCGCGCTGCAGAGCCTCTGGCCGCACGCGTTGTTCACCGACTGCGCCTACCTCTGCGCCGAACAGGCCCGCCTCCTGGCCCGCGACGGCAAGGTGAGCCGCAACGCCCCGCAAACCATCCGCGCCGCCTTCCGCGAGGTAGGCGTCGCCTGA